The Haloferax volcanii DS2 DNA segment CGACCTCGAAGTTCGGGTGGCCGTCGAGCAGGCGGAGCAGTTCGCCGCCGGTGAAGCCGGAGCCGCCGACGACGCCCGCGGTGAGTTGGTCGCTCACGCCGAGACCTCCGCCAGCGACTGCGCGCCGTCGGCCTTCGCTTCGAGCCAGTCGACGACCGTCGCGGGAACGTCCGCCTCGACGGCGTCGTTGAGCGCCTTGAACTCGACGGTGTGGTTGACCTCGTGGACGGTGTAGTCGTCACCCGTCTCCATGAGGTCGACGCCGAGCAGGCCGCCGCCGACCGCGTCGGACGCCTGCTTGACGAGTTCCTTCGCGCGGTCGTCGAGTTCGAACTCGTCGACGCTCGCGCCCTTCGCGGCGTTCGTGAGCCAGTGGTCCGACGAGCGGACCATCGCGGCCACGGGTTCGCCGTCGGTGGCGAGCACGCGGATGTCGCGGCCCGGCTTCTCGACGAACTCCTGGATGTAGAACACCTTGTGCTCGTAGTTGCCGAGCGTCGACTTGTGTTCGAGGATGGCCTCGGCGGCCGACTCGGAGTCTATTTTCGCCATCAGGCGACCCCACGAGCCGACGACCGGCTTGAGGACGCAGGGGTAGCCGAACTCCTCGACGATGTCCATCGCCGAGTCGACCGTGAACGCCACTTTCGTGTTCGGCGTGGGTACGCCCGCGTCCGCGAGCGCGAGGCTGTTTTTCGCCTTGTCGGCGCAGATGTCGGCGGTCTCGTGGGAGTTGACGACCGGGATTCCGTACGACTTCAGGAAGCGCGTGATGTAGATGCTCCTGCTCGTCGCTAGACAGCGGTCGACCACCACGTCGAGTCCGTCGAACGATTCCGGCGGCTCCGTGAGGTCGAACTGCTCTTTCCGAACGTCTATCTTCGTCACCTCGTGGCCGCGGTCGCGAAGCTCGTTGAGAAGCAGCTTCTCGTCGCGGCGAATCCGGGAATAGAGCAGTCCAACGTGCAATTTACTCTCCCCAGTCCTCTTCGAGTTCGGGCGCTTCTTCGAGTGTCACGGGGTCGAGAGAGACGACTTCCAACTCTGCGCCCGTGGCGGGGCTGTCGATGATTTCACCGACTTCGACGTCGGCCGGCAGCTCGATTTCCTCTCCGCTCAGCGGGTCTTCCGCGGTGATGGTGTCGCTCATTACATCCGTGGCTGGTCGACGGACGGTATTAAAGCCGTCGAAAATTACGCGATGAAAATTAATGCAAAGAAGTCTCTAACGGGTGTTATCTGTCGAATCGGCCGACGATACGGGTCGACCGAACGACGCGTCGAGCTTGGGTGCCACGCTCACTCGACGCCGGAGACGGGACCGGTCGTCGGACCGGTCGACCCGTCCCCCGCGTCGGTCGTGGTCGTCGTCGCCGCGGTTCCGGTCGGGGTCGTCGGAGCCCCGCCGGTCGTCGCGGCGCGACCGCTCGGGGTCGTCGGAGCGGGCCCGCGGGCGTCTCGCGTTCGGACTCAGACATAGCTCGAAACCTCCTCGTCGAGACCTTCGGCGGCCGCCGCGAGCGAGTCGCGGGCGTCGGCGACGGCCGCGGCGTCGTCCGAGAGCTCGTCGCGGGCCGTCGAGAGCGTCGCCTCCACGGCGGCGGGTGCGGGCCCGCCGACCGAATCGCGACTCGCCACGCTCTCGGTCGGGTCGAGCGCGGCTTCGACGGCCTCGGCTGTCACGTGCGTAAAGAGTGACTCACCTAATACGTCCGTAGCGACGGCGTCAAGTGTTGCCACGTCGGGCGTTCCCTCGGAGCGGGCGGCCGCCTCCGCGACGACCTCGTGGGCCGTGCGGAACGGCAGGCCGGCCATCGCCAGCAGGTCCGCCACGCCGGTCGCGGTCGAAAAGCCGTCGCCCGCGGCCGCGGCGAGTTCGTCTTCGGGCCACGTCGCCGACGCCACCGCGCCGGCGGCGACCGCGGCCGCCTCGCCCACGTCGTCGACGGTGCGGAACGCGTGTTTGTGGGCGCGCTGGAGGTCGCGGTTGTACGCGCGCGGCAGCCCCTTCAGCGTCGTCAGGAGGCCGGTGAGTTCTCCGACCGCGTCGCCCGCGACGGCGCGGACGAGCTCCATCGTATCGGGGTTCTTCTTCTGCGGCATGATGGAGGAGGTCGACGAGTAGTCGTCCGACAGCTCGACGAGCCCCTTGTTCGAGAATATCACGAGGTCCGCGGCGAGGCCGGAGAGCGTGACCGCGTGGGTCGTGAGCGCCGACAACGTCTCCGCGAGGAAGTCGCGGGTCGCGGAGGCGTCCATCGAGTTTTCCATCACGCGGTCGAAGCCGAGCAGGTCGGCGGCGAGTTCGCGGTTCACGTCGAAGGGCGTGCC contains these protein-coding regions:
- the lysW gene encoding lysine biosynthesis protein LysW, translated to MSDTITAEDPLSGEEIELPADVEVGEIIDSPATGAELEVVSLDPVTLEEAPELEEDWGE
- the lysX gene encoding lysine biosynthesis protein LysX; protein product: MHVGLLYSRIRRDEKLLLNELRDRGHEVTKIDVRKEQFDLTEPPESFDGLDVVVDRCLATSRSIYITRFLKSYGIPVVNSHETADICADKAKNSLALADAGVPTPNTKVAFTVDSAMDIVEEFGYPCVLKPVVGSWGRLMAKIDSESAAEAILEHKSTLGNYEHKVFYIQEFVEKPGRDIRVLATDGEPVAAMVRSSDHWLTNAAKGASVDEFELDDRAKELVKQASDAVGGGLLGVDLMETGDDYTVHEVNHTVEFKALNDAVEADVPATVVDWLEAKADGAQSLAEVSA
- the argH gene encoding argininosuccinate lyase; amino-acid sequence: MAGEDGDSEGVIRRNRFSGGPARGFMSSLAADERIFEADLAVDRAHVVMLASQDIIESEVASEILAALDEVEAAGHDALSGGEDVHEAIEAAVIDIVGPDGGKMHTARSRNDEVATCIRYRLREDVLSALDAALALRESLLETAAAHTETVMPGYTHLQPAQPTTVAHFLLSYERAVARDCARLMCAYERINQSPLGSAAFAGTPFDVNRELAADLLGFDRVMENSMDASATRDFLAETLSALTTHAVTLSGLAADLVIFSNKGLVELSDDYSSTSSIMPQKKNPDTMELVRAVAGDAVGELTGLLTTLKGLPRAYNRDLQRAHKHAFRTVDDVGEAAAVAAGAVASATWPEDELAAAAGDGFSTATGVADLLAMAGLPFRTAHEVVAEAAARSEGTPDVATLDAVATDVLGESLFTHVTAEAVEAALDPTESVASRDSVGGPAPAAVEATLSTARDELSDDAAAVADARDSLAAAAEGLDEEVSSYV